One stretch of Pelmatolapia mariae isolate MD_Pm_ZW linkage group LG3_W, Pm_UMD_F_2, whole genome shotgun sequence DNA includes these proteins:
- the LOC134624371 gene encoding E3 ubiquitin-protein ligase TRIM21-like: MSAASNLRSEDQFRCSICLDVFTDPVTTSCGHNFCKTCISQHWDMNVISQCPMCKETFYTRPQLRVNTFISEMVAQFRREAQQKASSSSSEQQAAKPGEVPCDVCTGTRLKALKSCLVCQTSYCQTHLEPHLTVKRLKRHQLIDAVENLEDRMCTKHERLLELFCKTDQTCVCVICPVLDHKNHGFVPLREEYEGKKAELEKTEAEIQQMIQKRRLKIQEITESVKMSKDAADRQKAEGVQVFTALMESVERRLKELMKEIEDKQEATEKQAEGLIKDLEQEISELMERSSEVEQLSRSEDHLHLLQSFSSLKAAPPTKDWTEVRVHPPSYEGTVGRAAAQLQETVWKPMKKKLFEAELQRVQQHEVDVTLDPDTANSWLILSDDGKQVYCGDVEKNLPDNPERFSQCVCVLGEQSFSSGRFYFEVQVKGKTEWDLGVATESINRKGKVTVRPQYGFWTVVLRNGNDYKAGAGPPVRLRLHPGPEKVGVFVDYEEGLVSFYDVGAAALIYSFTGCSFTHKLHPFFCTGPFFGGKNSAPLIICPVNQTESIND, translated from the coding sequence ATGTCTGCTGCCAGCAATCTGCGATCTGAAGATCAGTTTCGGTGCTCCATCTGTCTGGATGTGTTCACTGATCCAGTCACTACATCATGTGGACACAACTTCTGCAAAACCTGCATCAGTCAGCACTGGGACATGAATGTCATCTCTCAGTGTCCCATGTGTAAAGAGACTTTCTACACTAGACCTCAGCTGAGGGTCAACACCTTCATCTCTGAGATGGTTGCTCAGTTCAGACGTGAAGctcagcagaaagccagcagcagcagctcagagcaacAAGCTGCCAAACCAGGAGAAGTTCCCTGTGACGTCTGCACTGGAACCAGACTGAAGGCCCTGAAGTCCTGCCTGGTGTGTCAGACCTCCTACTGTCAGACTCACCTGGAGCCTCATCTGACAGTGAAACGTctgaaaagacatcagctgattgATGCTGTGGAGAACCTGGAAGACAGGATGTGCACGAAGCACGAAAGACTTCTGGAGCTGTTCTGTAAGACCGACCAgacatgtgtctgtgtgatctGCCCTGTTTTAGACCACAAGAACCACGGGTTTGTTCCTCTGAGAGAAGAATATGAAGGAAAGaaggcagagctggagaagacAGAGGCTGAGATTCAGCAGATGATCCAGAAGAGACGACTGAAGATTCAGGAGATCACAGAGTCGGTGAAGATGAGTAAAgatgctgcagacagacagaaagcagaaggtgTTCAGGTCTTCACTGCTCTGATGGAGTCTGTTGAGAGACGTCTGAAGGAGCTCATGAAGGAGATCGAAGACAAACAGGAAGCTacagagaaacaggctgaaggtctcatcaaagatctggaacaggaaatctctgagctgatggagagaagctctgaggtggagcagctctcacgctctgaagaccacctccacctcctccaaagcTTCTCCTCCCTGAAAGCTGCTCCACCCACCAAGGACTGgacagaggtcagagttcatcCACCATCATATGAGGGGACTGTGGGGAGAGCTGCGGCTCAGCTGCAGGAGACAGTCTGGAAACccatgaagaagaagctgtttgaGGCTGAGCTGCAGAGGGTGCAGCAGCATGAGGTGGATGTGACTCTGGATCCTGATACAGCAAATTCCTGGCTCATCCTGTCTGATGATGGAAAACAAGTGTACTGTGGTGATGTGGAGAAGAATCTTCCAGACAACCCAGAGAGAttttctcagtgtgtttgtgttttaggaGAGCAGAGTTTCTCTTCAGGCAGGTTTTACTTTGAGGTTCAGGTTAAAGGAAAGACTGAGTGGGATTTAGGAGTGGCCACAGAGTCGATCAACAGGAAGGGAAAAGTCACAGTGAGACCTCAGTATGGTTTCTGGACTGTAGTGCTGAGAAATGGAAATGACTACAAAGCTGGTGCTGGTCCTCCAGTCCGTCTCCGTCTTCATCCTGGTCCTGAGAAGGTGGGGGTGTTTGTGGATTATGAGGAGGGTCTGGTCTCCTTTTATGATGTaggtgctgcagctctgatctaCTCCTTTACTGGCTGCTCCTTCACTCACAAACTCCACCCATTCTTCTGTACCGGTCCTTTTTTTGGTGGTAAAAACTCTGCACCTCTGATCATCTGTCCTGTCAATCAAACTGAGTCGATCAACGACTGA